In Eucalyptus grandis isolate ANBG69807.140 chromosome 4, ASM1654582v1, whole genome shotgun sequence, the following proteins share a genomic window:
- the LOC104441106 gene encoding uncharacterized protein LOC104441106, whose protein sequence is MATHHPPDLEAATIDSVASSPRSEHHPHDLHPRARFMCSFGGKILPRPHDNLLRYVGGDTRIVAIQRATTFNALLSKLSKLSGTTNITVKYQLPNEDLDALISVTTDEDVDNMMEEYDRVAQTQTPRTARLRLFLFKGDDSRASSISSLLDSTSNREQWFLDALNGGGGATPGRSLERLRSEASSIVSEVPDYLFGLEASEEPKPKARSMLLETISISDPGSPAPVANSSYCSVSSACVPSMPDLPPVKTKPESPVPKFDPNESQSFAETGETIVVQPGGYPGNPAGHYAPSSHYSGPPMQPMPVYYYASPVPHRNMSGPPIMARGPYVQQYPASAGQIPVGYHQPGPSPGQVYGGVVRSVVADGVSHQVYYGVSNGGMVPTYPPGMVVPAPGGEDIQVVAAEAQPGRFSQQS, encoded by the exons atggcCACCCACCACCCGCCGGACCTGGAGGCTGCAACAATCGACTCAGTCGCCTCCTCCCCGCGATCCGAGCACCACCCCCACGACCTCCACCCGCGGGCCCGCTTCATGTGCAGCTTCGGCGGCAAGATCCTCCCCCGCCCGCATGATAATTTGCTCCGTTACGTCGGCGGCGACACCCGGATCGTTGCCATCCAGCGCGCCACCACCTTCAACGCTCTCCTCTCCAAGCTATCCAAGCTCTCAG GTACGACGAACATTACAGTGAAGTACCAGCTTCCCAATGAAGATCTGGACGCCTTGATTTCGGTGACGACGGACGAGGATGTCGACAACATGATGGAGGAGTACGACCGCGTCGCGCAGACGCAGACTCCCCGGACGGCCCGCCTCCGCCTCTTCCTCTTCAAGGGCGACGACTCCCGAGCCAGCAGCATCAGCTCGCTCCTGGACAGCACGTCGAACCGGGAGCAGTGGTTCCTGGACGCCCTCAACGGCGGTGGCGGCGCGACCCCCGGCCGGAGCCTCGAGCGCCTCCGCTCCGAGGCATCCTCGATCGTCTCGGAAGTCCCGGACTACTTGTTCGGCTTGGAAGCCTCGGAGGAGCCCAAACCGAAGGCCCGGAGCATGTTGCTCGAGACCATCTCGATTTCCGACCCGGGTTCGCCTGCCCCTGTCGCCAATTCATCGTATTGCTCGGTCTCCTCGGCGTGCGTGCCGTCCATGCCGGACCTCCCCCCCGTGAAGACGAAGCCCGAGAGTCCAGTCCCCAAATTCGACCCTAACGAGAGCCAGAGTTTTGCGGAAACGGGCGAAACCATAGTTGTGCAGCCGGGCGGGTATCCAGGCAATCCCGCGGGTCACTACGCCCCGAGCTCTCACTATTCCGGCCCGCCGATGCAGCCCATGCCCGTCTATTACTACGCGAGTCCCGTGCCTCACCGAAACATGTCGGGCCCGCCCATCATGGCCCGAGGACCTTATGTCCAGCAGTACCCCGCTTCGGCCGGGCAAATACCCGTCGGCTACCATCAGCCTGGGCCAAGTCCGGGTCAGGTGTATGGCGGAGTGGTGAGGTCCGTGGTTGCCGATGGCGTGAGCCACCAGGTGTACTACGGGGTAAGCAACGGAGGCATGGTTCCGACGTATCCGCCGGGCATGGTTGTTCCGGCTCCGGGCGGAGAGGATATTCAAGTAGTTGCGGCGGAGGCACAGCCGGGTCGGTTCTCCCAGCAATCATGA
- the LOC120292503 gene encoding uncharacterized protein LOC120292503: protein MAREIEDFLLDKLRKGLQPKDGKRSRIAFSGQLEELRTLIEEKLKSSTQDEKSIRDNLYSLNNVLTECQSLSKKQIIANIQIRRSLNKIKEDLQGIPDPNTGGSNNTPQGNTEESSSNGKGSFLQVSGWSQHLQKFKGFEVEIELLESLVQKKSAEQFKAIAIVGRGGIGLLHQQLWGKKYLIVLDNAREDEEWYHELGSHLVHGDKWEDRLAYGFPKGYGGTVIITTRNAELAVRMVGEENLHRIMPLSDDKVCWSIFRDSAKEGHGRNDPPHDEKLKEEVYRRCAGIPLAAKVMGQIMKKQLQEGSAEIAISAGIV from the exons ATGGCTCGGGAGATTGAAGATTTTTTACTGGATAAGTTGAGGAAGGGGCTTCAGCCTAAAGACGGAAAGCGATCGAGAATAGCCTTCTCGGGTCAGCTAGAGGAGTTGAGGACTCTGATTGAGGAAAAGCTGAAGTCGTCCACACAGGATGAGAAATCTATCAGGGACAATCTTTACTCCCTCAACAATGTCCTGACTGAGTGCCAGTCACTATCCAAGAAGCAAATCATTGCCAACATTCAGATTAGGAGGAGTCTGAATAAGATCAAGGAGGATCTGCAGGGGATTCCTGACCCGAACACAGGTGGGAGTAACAACACTCCACAGGGTAACACCGAAGAAAGCTCATCGAATGGCAAAGGTAGCTTCCTTCAAGTTTCGGGTTGGTCGCAACATCTGCAGAAGTTCAAAGGATTCGAGGTCGAAATTGAGTTGCTGGAATCTTTAGTCCAGAAAAAAAGTGCTGAGCAATTCAAGGCGATTGCCATAGTTGGGAGGGGCGGGATTG GTTTGCTTCATCAGCAACTTTGGGGGAAGAAATATCTTATTGTTCTGGATAATGCTCGTGAGGACGAGGAGTGGTACCATGAATTGGGTTCCCACTTGGTCCATGGCGATAAATGGGAAGACCGCCTTGCCTATGGATTCCCAAAAGGGTATGGAGGCACAGTCATCATCACAACCAGGAACGCGGAATTGGCTGTGAGAATGGTTGGCGAGGAGAATCTGCATAGGATCATGCCACTTTCAGACGATAAAGTTTGCTGGTCAATATTTCGAGATTCAGCTAAGGAAGGTCACGGTCGAAATGATCCCCCACATGATGAAAAACTGAAAGAAGAGGTCTACAGAAGATGTGCCGGCATTCCATTAGCTGCCAAAGTCATGGGTCAGATTATGAAAAAACAACTTCAGGAGGGATCTGCAGAAATTGCGATTTCTGCAGGAATAGTGTAG
- the LOC108959196 gene encoding cytochrome P450 CYP749A22-like: MDFLRNGALFSFCSLVLSLFLALIVKMLHKFWWRPIQIQRKMASQGIKGPAYRFFYGSTKEMLQMKREATSRPMSLSHDIFPYVQPHFHKWTQTYGKNFLVWHGPQAFLVISDLDMVKKVLNDNDHTFSKIFLQDQVKKIVGEGLVTSEGEQWAKHRKLANFAFHGESLKSMVPAMVDCAHMMIQRWSDRECLEINVYEEFKLCTSDAISKTAFGSSQVEGKTVFENGVKLGLTMAKASSQIRLPGISKLWKPTYEIEAEKLEKGLREAVLKIIKRRQRKINSGEMESYGNDFLGLLLKAMHDVDENKKITFDNVIAECKTFYFAGYETLSSLLAWTVFLLAVHTDWQQEARKEVLNVLGDRDPDFNGITKLKKMGMIMNESLRLYPPGVGVPRKVTRQAKLGDLILPADIMVHIPILKIHHDPQIWGDDAHLFKPERFSEGVAKATNNNPAMFLPFGLGPRNCVGLNFATVEAKIVLAMILQRYSFTLSPAYVHSPVELHNSRPQYGVQVIFNAA; encoded by the exons ATGGATTTCCTCAGAAATGGTGCGCTCTTCTCATTCTGCTCTCTGGTTCTGTCTCTTTTCTTAGCTCTTATTGTCAAAATGCTGCACAAATTCTGGTGGAGACCAAttcaaatacaaagaaaaatggcTTCTCAAGGTATCAAAGGTCCAGCTTACAGGTTCTTCTATGGAAGCACCAAAGAGATGCTTCAAATGAAGAGGGAAGCCACAAGCAGACCCATGAGTCTTTCTCATGATATTTTCCCTTATGTCCAGCCCCACTTCCACAAGTGGACTCAAACTTATG GCAAGAATTTCTTGGTGTGGCATGGCCCTCAAGCTTTTCTAGTTATCTCGGATCTGGACATGGTTAAAAAGGTACTCAATGATAACGACCACACGTTTTCGAAAATTTTCCTCCAAGATCAAGTGAAGAAGATTGTAGGTGAGGGACTGGTGACGTCTGAAGGCGAACAATGGGCAAAGCACCGAAAGCTGGCGAATTTCGCTTTTCACGGGGAAAGTCTGAAG AGTATGGTTCCGGCGATGGTGGACTGTGCTCATATGATGATCCAAAGATGGAGTGATCGAGAATGCCTGGAGATTAATGTTTATGAAGAATTTAAACTGTGCACATCGGATGCAATATCGAAAACTGCATTTGGGAGCAGCCAAGTTGAAGGCAAAACTGTTTTTGAGAACGGGGTCAAGTTGGGATTGACGATGGCAAAAGCTTCTTCACAAATAAGATTACCGGGAATCAG CAAGCTCTGGAAACCGACTTATGAGATTGAGGCAGAGAAACTTGAGAAAGGGTTACGTGAAGCAGTGTTAAAgattataaaaagaagacaacGGAAGATAAATTCCGGAGAGATGGAGAGCTATGGGAATGATTTCCTAGGGTTACTGTTAAAGGCTATGCACGATGTGGATGAGAACAAGAAAATCACATTCGATAATGTAATTGCTGAGTGCAAGACGTTCTATTTTGCTGGATATGAAACCTTAAGCTCCTTACTTGCATGGACAGTCTTCCTCCTCGCAGTTCACACTGATTGGCAACAAGAAGCAAGAAAGGAAGTCCTCAATGTACTTGGAGATCGAGATCCTGATTTCAATGGAATAACGAAGCTCAAGAAG ATGGGCATGATCATGAACGAATCTCTCCGCTTATATCCTCCAGGAGTTGGTGTCCCTAGAAAAGTAACTAGGCAAGCAAAACTTGGCGATCTCATTCTTCCAGCAGATATAATGGTACACATACCAATCCTAAAGATTCACCACGACCCTCAAATTTGGGGAGATGATGCACATCTCTTCAAGCCAGAGAGATTCTCAGAAGGAGTTGCTAAGGCTACAAACAACAATCCTGCGATGTTCCTTCCCTTTGGCCTTGGACCCAGAAATTGCGTTGGCCTGAATTTTGCGACAGTCGAAGCAAAAATTGTCCTCGCTATGATTCTGCAGCGCTACAGTTTCACTCTCTCCCCTGCTTATGTCCACTCCCCTGTCGAACTTCACAATTCTCGCCCTCAATATGGAGTTCAGGTTATTTTCAATGCAGCATAG
- the LOC104442692 gene encoding LOW QUALITY PROTEIN: uncharacterized protein LOC104442692 (The sequence of the model RefSeq protein was modified relative to this genomic sequence to represent the inferred CDS: inserted 1 base in 1 codon) has translation MAFNPIPASIRKVWNTWNLRGFIILSLSLQTILIFFAPSRKRTANMIMMFVVWSAYLLADWAAAFAVGLISNSQGFRSTPAGGLISNSQGNDSTPAENGDLMAFWAPFLLVHLGGPDTITAFALEDNALWLRHLLGLIFQVSAAAYVFLQTSLPQNKLLVPTILMLLAGLIKYAERTRALYLASLKTFKESMLKDPDPGPNYAKLMDEYSSRKEAKLPATIKITGEPDRESKTMMYEGVEEKIRTESDVVRHAYHFFEIFKGLIVDLIFSFRERHESRQFFLNKNAEEAFKVIAVELNFMYDVLYTKVQVVHSMVGYIFRFFALANIAVSLVLFTCLKKNRFHPVDVRITYCLLYGAIALDAIALFMAVFSDWTVARIKNIKKRSKMAVLFDKLFGARFLSIMDKRKHLVVTKCHTGNGYYDVYNTPVLFRRWSETISAYNLLSCCLKDCPTRIAKRQGCLSSCFREIVSFPCCIMGMVMCYLRSLGESISSCLCLGSIFGGVAHVSGTIFGFISKKLGIDDILDESRYVSKNAFIKGLWEFIFKELKEKASFADDAETARKICEARGEWVLQDSMWENDYSHLMQYIEEVEYDRSLLLWHIATEICYNDTEICYNDDENPRSDDQDDRIFSKILSDYMLYLLVKQPKMMSAVAGIGQIRYRDTCAEAMKFFSRRGIDKKKRKGEEKKALLKDACIKILEVDTSVKPMDVKGDRSKSVLXDGCILAKELNKLKEDKWKIMSRVWVELLSYAASHCRAETHAQLLSKGGELVTFVWLLMAHLGIGEQFQINEGHARAKLIVGK, from the exons ATGGCTTTCAATCCCATTCCGGCGAGCATCAGGAAGGTTTGGAATACATGGAACCTCAGGGGCTTCATCATCCTGAGCCTCTCTCTTCAGACCATCCTTATCTTCTTTGCACCGTCCCGGAAGAGAACGGCCAACATGATCATGATGTTCGTCGTTTGGTCGGCTTACTTGCTTGCCGATTGGGCCGCTGCATTTGCGGTAGGACTCATTTCCAACAGTCAAGGTTTTCGCTCCACTCCAGCGGGAGGACTCATTTCCAACAGTCAAGGTAATGACTCCACTCCGGCGGAAAACGGAGATCTCATGGCATTCTGGGCACCTTTCCTTCTGGTGCATCTTGGTGGTCCGGACACAATCACAGCCTTTGCCCTCGAAGATAATGCCCTCTGGCTACGGCACTTGCTCGGCCTTATTTTCCAAGTTTCTGCAGCAGCCTATGTGTTCCTCCAGACATCGTTGCCCCAGAACAAGCTGTTAGTACCAACCATACTGATGCTTCTTGCTGGTTTAATCAAATATGCAGAGAGGACTAGAGCGTTGTATCTTGCAAGTTTGAAGACTTTCAAGGAATCCATGCTCAAAGACCCAGATCCGGGTCCAAACTACGCGAAGCTTATGGATGAGTACTCGTCGAGGAAGGAGGCCAAGCTCCCGGCCACCATCAAGATCACTGGAGAGCCTGACAGAGAATCTAAGACCATGATGTATGAGGGCGTGGAAGAAAAGATTCGTACCGAGAGCGATGTCGTGAGGCATGCCTATCACTTCTTTGAAATCTTCAAGGGTCTAATTGTCGATCTCATCTTCAGCTTTCGCGAGCGGCATGAGAGCCGGCAGTTTTTCCTGAATAAAAATGCAGAGGAAGCTTTCAAGGTCATAGCGGTTGAGCTCAACTTCATGTATGATGTCCTCTACACAAAAGTCCAGGTGGTACATTCGATGGTCGGGTATATTTTTAGGTTCTTTGCATTGGCAAATATTGCGGTAAGTCTCGTGTTGTTCACCTGCCTAAAGAAGAATAGATTCCACCCGGTTGATGTTAGAATTACCTACTGCTTGCTCTATGGGGCTATTGCTCTTGATGCAATAGCTCTTTTTATGGCCGTTTTCTCTGATTGGACTGTTGCTAGGATAAAAAACATCAAGAAAAGATCCAAAATGGCAGTCCTGTTTGATAAACTCTTTGGTGCACGA TTCCTCTCTATAATGGATAAGAGGAAGCATTTGGTTGTGACTAAATGTCATACAGGCAATGGCTATTATGATGTGTACAATACACCAGTACTGTTCCGAAGGTGGTCTGAGACAATCTCAGCTTACAACCTGTTATCTTGTTGTCTGAAAGATTGTCCGACACGAATCGCCAAACGGCAGGGGTGCTTGAGCAGCTGTTTCCGTGAAATTGTAAGTTTTCCATGCTGCATCATGGGAATGGTAATGTGCTATCTGCGCTCTCTCGGTGAATCAATTTCTAGTTGCTTATGTTTGGGCAGCATCTTTGGTGGGGTTGCTCACGTTTCAGGAACTATCTTTGGTTTTATCTCTAAGAAATTAGGCATAGATGACATACTCGATGAAAGCAGATATGTGTCCAAGAATGCCTTCATCAAGGGTCTTTGGGAGTTCATATTCAAGGAGTTGAAAGAAAAGGCGTCATTCGCAGACGATGCTGAGACGGCCAGGAAAATATGTGAGGCACGAGGTGAATGGGTTCTCCAGGACAGCATGTGGGAGAATGACTATTCCCATTTGATGCAATACATCGAGGAAGTCGAGTACGACCGTAGCCTTCTATTGTGGCACATTGCTACGGAGATATGCTACAATGATACGGAGATATGCTACAACGATGATGAGAACCCCCGCTCTGATGACCAAGATGATAGGATATTCAGTAAGATCCTATCGGACTACATGTTATATCTCCTAGTTAAGCAACCCAAGATGATGTCAGCTGTTGCGGGCATTGGCCAGATTAGGTACCGAGATACCTGCGCCGAGGCCATGAAATTCTTCAGTAGACGGGGAATtgataagaagaaaaggaagggagaggaaaaaaaggctTTACTAAAGGATGCTTGCATTAAGATCCTCGAGGTGGACACAAGCGTCAAACCGATGGACGTGAAGGGTGATCGGAGCAAATCCGTGT TTGATGGATGCATCTTGGCCAAAGAGCTCAACAAGCTAAAGGAAGATAAGTGGAAGATCATGAGCAGGGTATGGGTGGAACTTTTATCATATGCAGCCAGTCACTGTAGAGCCGAAACGCATGCCCAGCTACTTAGTAAAGGTGGCGAGCTGGTAACTTTTGTTTGGCTATTGATGGCCCACTTGGGCATTGGAGAGCAGTTCCAGATCAATGAAGGCCATGCCAGAGCAAAGCTCATTGTTGGTAAGTGA
- the LOC104430061 gene encoding cytochrome P450 CYP749A22, which translates to MAAQGIRGPPYGFFHGSTKEMLQMKKEITKRPMNLSHDIFPYVQPHLYKWTKTYGRNFLMWYGAQAFLVISDLEMVKEVLNNRDDTYSKEFVQDQVKKYIGDGLATFRGEKWAKHRKLANFAFHGENLKGMIPAMVDSAHTMLKRWSGREGKEIDVYKELRLYASDVISKTAFGSSYTEGKSIFENVNKLILVMVNASSSFPILRKLWRPAYEIEGEKIEKGFREAVLEIIKKRQEKVNSGELESYGNDFLGLLLRASHEVDEKKKITIDNVVSECKTFYIAGHETATSFLAWTVLLLSIHTDWQEEARKEAFNVFGNRDPDLDGIQS; encoded by the exons ATGGCTGCACAAGGAATCAGAGGTCCTCCTTACGGATTCTTCCACGGAAGCACCAAAGAGATGCTTCAAATGAAGAAGGAAATCACCAAAAGGCCCATGAACCTTTCTCATGATATTTTCCCTTATGTCCAGCCTCACTTGTACAAATGGACCAAAACTTACG GCAGGAATTTCTTGATGTGGTACGGCGCTCAGGCTTTTCTAGTCATCTCGGATCTGGAGATGGTCAAAGAGGTCCTCAACAATAGAGATGACACTTATTCGAAAGAGTTCGTCCAAGATCAGGTCAAGAAGTATATAGGCGACGGGCTTGCGACATTTCGAGGTGAAAAATGGGCAAAGCATCGTAAGCTGGCGAATTTCGCTTTCCATGGGGAAAACTTGAAG GGTATGATTCCGGCAATGGTAGATTCCGCTCATACGATGCTCAAGAGATGGAGCGGCAGAGAAGGGAAAGAGATCGATGTTTATAAAGAACTAAGATTGTACGCGTCGGATGTGATATCAAAAACAGCATTTGGGAGCAGCTATACTGAAGGCAAAAGTATATTTGAGAATGTGAACAAGTTGATCCTCGTAATGGTGAATGCTTCTTCTAGTTTTCCAATACTCAG GAAGCTTTGGAGACCGGCGTACGAAATCGAGggagagaaaatagagaaaggGTTTCGTGAAGCCGTGCTAGAGATTATCAAAAAGAGGCAAGAGAAGGTGAATTCCGGCGAGCTAGAGAGCTATGGAAATGACTTTCTCGGTTTGCTTTTGAGAGCTTCTCATGAAGttgatgaaaagaagaagataaccATCGATAATGTTGTTTCCGAGTGCAAGACATTTTACATTGCAGGACACGAGACAGCTACGTCCTTCCTCGCATGGACTGTCCTCCTCCTATCAATTCACACAGATTggcaagaagaagcaagaaaggAGGCCTTCAACGTGTTTGGAAATCGAGATCCTGACCTTGATGGAATACAAAGCTAA